One window of the Streptomyces sp. ITFR-21 genome contains the following:
- a CDS encoding phage portal protein produces MRNPTSPQLRRAAERRAFGGLDTLRDRRPMTVAGVGGQYTVALSLDAESRGYSHSAVAYRCVAAIADNGSSVPLAVRRPDGSVIAGHPIMQLFNKTPNPQMSARVLKSIVLQQMELAGQSFVWLDRGETGLGEPTEAHVLFDSVQVMVDKPIQDRPTTANVIGFIINRADGARVPVLPEEMLWLRYPHPFDPLGALAPWKAARHAVDMDAYAREWQRSSYKNGAAPSGVVYLGEMDNETLAAARAAWRSGVQGPENAGKNLLISSPPGGKTPASYSRVTLTPEEMDYLESRVANREEVELAFGVPHDYLSGGTTYENRTAAKTTLWSDTIVTKLEIIGSEIDRVLLPSDSEEAEFDLSGVDALQDSQDAKASRARIAVYADIAMIDEARADLGYDPLPNGLGQHTLTPYRAQFAPVSGSAPVGADAAGQAFADLSAVVERLDGLDGDELVRTLQSIEATLARGRQIIDATARPALPRAAERRGPSLADINQAYDALEATGRAAVRALAREQRERVLRDFDRLMKKPERSVQWLGEVRDSAAALAREQTLTLAVPDLDAVPATAVTGLSVASGPDGWEERIGLRDLFDGAYWRKRTAALLAPFVRSAAKRGGTSITASFDLDEPAVSDFLAERVAELAGQVTATTEAVLRARVLEHGVAAGESVPELRARLQSVFADLSDYRATMIARTETVGAYSAAAQQAALDAGAVRKTWLATDDKRTRRTHRAASGHSVPLNKKFQLTQSRWPGDPVAPANQSINCRCCLTFQFEED; encoded by the coding sequence TTGAGGAACCCCACCAGCCCGCAACTGCGCCGGGCCGCCGAGCGCCGGGCCTTCGGCGGCCTGGACACGCTCCGTGACCGGCGGCCGATGACGGTGGCCGGGGTCGGCGGCCAGTACACCGTCGCGCTGTCGCTGGACGCCGAGTCGCGCGGGTACAGCCACAGCGCGGTCGCGTACCGGTGCGTCGCCGCGATCGCCGACAACGGGTCGTCGGTGCCGCTCGCGGTGCGCCGGCCGGACGGCTCCGTGATCGCCGGGCACCCGATCATGCAGCTGTTCAACAAGACCCCGAACCCGCAGATGAGCGCAAGGGTCCTCAAGTCGATCGTGCTTCAGCAGATGGAATTGGCCGGGCAGTCCTTCGTGTGGCTGGACCGCGGAGAGACCGGCCTCGGGGAGCCGACCGAGGCGCACGTCCTGTTCGACAGCGTGCAGGTCATGGTCGACAAGCCGATTCAGGACCGGCCGACGACGGCCAACGTGATCGGCTTCATCATCAACCGGGCTGACGGCGCCCGGGTGCCGGTGCTGCCCGAAGAGATGCTCTGGCTCCGCTACCCCCACCCCTTCGACCCGCTCGGCGCGCTCGCCCCGTGGAAGGCCGCCCGGCACGCCGTGGACATGGACGCCTACGCCCGCGAGTGGCAGCGCTCCAGCTACAAGAACGGCGCCGCACCCAGCGGCGTGGTGTACCTCGGCGAGATGGATAACGAGACGCTGGCCGCTGCACGTGCGGCGTGGCGCTCCGGCGTGCAGGGCCCCGAGAACGCGGGCAAGAACCTTCTCATCTCCAGCCCGCCAGGCGGCAAAACCCCCGCGTCGTACTCCCGGGTCACGCTGACGCCGGAGGAGATGGACTACCTGGAGTCCAGGGTCGCCAACCGGGAGGAAGTCGAGCTCGCCTTCGGCGTCCCGCACGACTACCTGTCCGGCGGCACGACGTACGAGAACCGCACGGCGGCGAAGACCACGTTGTGGAGCGACACGATCGTCACCAAGCTGGAGATCATCGGCAGCGAGATCGACCGCGTGCTCCTCCCCAGCGACAGCGAGGAGGCCGAGTTCGACCTCAGCGGCGTCGACGCCTTGCAGGACAGCCAGGACGCCAAGGCGTCCCGGGCGCGGATCGCGGTCTACGCGGACATCGCGATGATCGACGAGGCCCGCGCTGACCTGGGGTACGACCCGCTGCCGAACGGCCTCGGGCAGCACACCCTCACCCCGTACCGGGCGCAGTTCGCCCCGGTATCCGGATCTGCGCCCGTCGGCGCCGACGCGGCCGGGCAGGCATTCGCGGACCTGTCGGCCGTCGTCGAGCGCCTCGACGGCCTCGACGGCGACGAGCTGGTCCGCACCCTCCAGTCCATCGAGGCCACCCTCGCCCGCGGGCGGCAGATCATCGACGCAACTGCCAGGCCCGCGCTGCCCCGGGCCGCCGAGCGCCGGGGCCCGTCGCTGGCGGACATCAACCAGGCGTACGACGCCCTGGAGGCCACCGGCCGGGCCGCGGTCCGGGCACTGGCCCGGGAGCAGCGCGAGCGGGTGCTACGCGACTTCGACCGGCTCATGAAGAAGCCCGAGCGGTCCGTGCAGTGGCTCGGCGAAGTCCGCGACAGCGCGGCCGCCCTGGCCCGGGAGCAGACCCTCACCCTCGCCGTGCCGGACCTCGACGCCGTACCGGCCACCGCAGTCACCGGCCTGTCGGTGGCATCCGGCCCGGACGGCTGGGAGGAACGCATCGGGCTGAGGGACCTTTTCGACGGCGCCTACTGGCGGAAGCGCACCGCGGCGCTGCTCGCCCCGTTCGTCCGGTCGGCGGCGAAGCGCGGCGGCACATCGATCACCGCCAGCTTCGACCTGGACGAGCCGGCCGTGAGCGACTTCCTCGCCGAGCGTGTCGCCGAGCTGGCCGGCCAGGTCACGGCGACCACGGAGGCGGTGCTGCGGGCGAGGGTGCTGGAGCACGGTGTAGCGGCTGGCGAGTCGGTGCCGGAGCTGCGGGCGCGGTTGCAGTCGGTGTTCGCGGACCTGTCGGACTACCGGGCGACGATGATCGCGCGCACGGAGACCGTGGGCGCCTACAGCGCGGCGGCGCAGCAAGCCGCGCTGGACGCGGGCGCGGTCCGGAAGACGTGGTTGGCGACGGACGACAAGCGGACCCGGCGGACGCACCGGGCCGCGTCGGGGCACAGCGTGCCGCTCAACAAGAAGTTCCAGCTTACGCAGTCGCGGTGGCCGGGGGATCCGGTCGCGCCCGCGAACCAGTCGATCAACTGCCGCTGCTGCTTGACGTTCCAGTTCGAGGAGGACTGA
- a CDS encoding HNH endonuclease signature motif containing protein — MGIHGESVDYAGVKWHPRKDGYYQNKHRGLLHRFMWEEANGAIPDGMQVHHRNHDKRDNRVDNFVLVTPGEHWQEHGDERGADWHSLGGQSGWVDKPYRSVTCTICGEDFTTRATVDPKFCSPICRNRTPRPQSERVCVVCSARFTVRAGTPTRTCSRKCTSVHAYAQRGKGL, encoded by the coding sequence ATGGGCATACACGGCGAGTCCGTCGACTACGCAGGCGTCAAGTGGCACCCCCGCAAGGACGGCTACTACCAGAACAAGCACCGCGGGCTGCTGCACCGCTTCATGTGGGAAGAGGCAAATGGGGCGATCCCTGACGGCATGCAGGTGCACCACCGCAACCACGACAAGCGCGACAACCGCGTCGACAACTTCGTCCTCGTCACCCCCGGTGAGCACTGGCAGGAGCACGGCGACGAGCGCGGCGCGGACTGGCACAGCCTCGGCGGCCAGTCCGGCTGGGTGGACAAGCCCTATCGGTCAGTCACCTGCACGATCTGCGGCGAGGACTTCACCACCCGCGCCACCGTTGACCCCAAGTTCTGTTCACCGATCTGCCGCAACCGAACGCCACGACCGCAGTCCGAACGGGTGTGCGTGGTGTGCTCAGCACGGTTCACCGTCCGAGCAGGGACGCCGACCCGCACCTGTTCGCGCAAGTGCACTTCGGTCCACGCCTACGCGCAGCGTGGCAAGGGTCTATGA
- a CDS encoding phage major capsid protein yields the protein MSTSRALGYRKGRASRGEDPRKRYPIYPIRGAAPTLTEQRDEVMRLLADDGYDGDLTELLQRAEAITGQIELAQQRDARLRALQGALPPGDPQPTPGQRRDIPGQQPGDTPQDPVSVAEAFVRSKALENFRANGKQGKFAVEHRAAPAGTVTTGTLLPQNNRIPGIIPQNPDFPLLIANLLDRQTSDGTTLEYMRDTSGPQSTWNAAAVVAEGATKPQSGPFTFDLISTSLKTVAHWVPITRQAADDDSQLMGYINGRLTYGLDFKLDREILTGNGSTQMQGILTTAGIGAYQPPVGNTDSKLITIRKAKTQGELALYPPDAVVLNPLDWQDVELDQDGTGQFRVITDITGGSAPTRIWGLTVVSSVAMAAGTALLGGYRMGATLWERQGVTILMTDSHADYFTANTLVILAERRANVAVHTPAAFVKITFAAATS from the coding sequence ATGAGCACCAGCCGCGCACTCGGCTACCGCAAGGGACGCGCCTCTCGCGGCGAGGACCCCCGCAAGCGGTACCCGATCTACCCCATCCGGGGCGCCGCCCCGACGCTGACCGAGCAGCGCGACGAGGTCATGCGCCTCCTCGCCGACGACGGCTACGACGGCGACCTCACCGAACTCTTGCAGCGGGCCGAGGCCATCACCGGCCAGATCGAGCTTGCGCAGCAGCGCGACGCCCGGCTCCGCGCGCTCCAGGGCGCGCTTCCCCCGGGTGACCCGCAGCCCACTCCCGGGCAGCGCCGCGACATCCCCGGCCAGCAGCCCGGCGACACCCCGCAGGACCCGGTGTCCGTCGCTGAGGCGTTCGTCCGCTCCAAGGCCCTGGAGAACTTCCGGGCCAACGGCAAGCAGGGCAAGTTCGCCGTCGAGCACCGCGCGGCCCCGGCTGGCACCGTCACCACCGGGACGCTGCTGCCGCAGAACAACCGGATTCCGGGGATCATCCCGCAGAACCCTGACTTCCCGCTGCTCATCGCGAACCTCCTCGACAGGCAGACCAGCGACGGCACGACCCTGGAGTACATGCGGGACACGTCCGGCCCGCAGTCGACGTGGAACGCCGCTGCGGTCGTCGCCGAGGGCGCGACCAAGCCGCAGTCGGGCCCGTTCACGTTCGACCTGATCAGCACCAGCCTCAAGACCGTCGCCCACTGGGTGCCGATCACCCGGCAGGCCGCGGACGACGACTCGCAGCTCATGGGCTACATCAACGGGCGCCTCACCTACGGCCTCGATTTCAAGCTGGACCGGGAGATCCTGACCGGCAACGGGTCGACGCAGATGCAGGGCATCCTCACCACCGCGGGCATCGGCGCGTACCAGCCGCCGGTCGGCAACACCGACTCCAAGCTGATCACGATCCGCAAGGCCAAGACGCAGGGCGAGTTGGCGCTGTACCCGCCGGACGCCGTCGTCCTCAACCCGCTCGACTGGCAGGACGTCGAGCTGGACCAGGACGGCACCGGCCAGTTCCGGGTCATCACCGACATCACCGGAGGCAGCGCCCCCACCCGCATCTGGGGTCTGACCGTCGTGTCGTCCGTGGCGATGGCGGCCGGCACGGCGCTCCTCGGCGGCTACCGGATGGGCGCCACCCTGTGGGAGCGGCAGGGCGTCACGATCCTGATGACGGACTCCCACGCGGACTACTTCACCGCGAACACCTTGGTGATCCTCGCGGAGCGCCGGGCGAACGTGGCGGTGCACACACCCGCCGCGTTCGTGAAGATCACTTTCGCGGCGGCGACGTCCTGA
- a CDS encoding HK97 family phage prohead protease, translating to MDLEFRSLDDVQWRVDPGDEGTFEGVACRFNVVDSYGTTFHPNAFKKGGLRGSYALLFMHDPYQPVGTFTAEERTDHLWISGRYDDTQAGQDARTMARSGSASELSVGFVRTDIPKWDKVKELSEEDQKELFANIRAVRLVETSQITARMAAVPGSKLKTVRHTLGDLYAEAGEPTLADRLAEQEQQRAAAGEEQRGARMRAAARLRLTAAGPAPAAPGRA from the coding sequence ATGGACCTGGAGTTCCGCTCCCTTGACGACGTGCAGTGGCGCGTCGACCCCGGCGACGAAGGCACCTTCGAAGGCGTCGCCTGCCGCTTCAACGTCGTCGACTCCTACGGCACAACGTTCCACCCCAACGCCTTCAAGAAGGGCGGCCTGCGCGGCTCGTACGCCCTGCTGTTCATGCACGACCCGTACCAGCCCGTCGGCACCTTCACCGCCGAGGAGCGCACCGACCACCTGTGGATCTCCGGACGGTACGACGACACGCAGGCCGGCCAGGACGCCCGGACCATGGCCCGCTCCGGCAGCGCGAGTGAGCTGTCGGTGGGGTTCGTGCGGACCGACATCCCCAAGTGGGACAAGGTCAAGGAACTTTCGGAGGAGGATCAGAAGGAGCTGTTCGCGAACATTCGCGCGGTGCGGTTGGTGGAGACCAGCCAGATCACTGCCCGGATGGCGGCGGTGCCCGGCTCGAAGCTGAAGACGGTGCGGCACACCCTCGGTGATCTGTACGCCGAGGCCGGTGAGCCGACTCTCGCTGACCGCCTCGCTGAGCAGGAGCAGCAGCGGGCGGCGGCCGGGGAAGAGCAGCGGGGGGCGCGGATGCGGGCTGCGGCCCGGCTCCGGCTGACCGCCGCGGGCCCGGCTCCGGCCGCCCCCGGGCGTGCTTGA
- a CDS encoding HK97 gp10 family phage protein — MSLNTRQYENALRRALGQQSEDVRRAIVQTGVDVQNDARQRCPVDTGRLRSSIVHRTDGSGRVTGVVVGTNVSYAADVEYGTAPHVIVPVNKKALYWPGASHPVSRVNHPGTRAQPFMRPALELAPIFFSRNIDRIRAGRGR; from the coding sequence GTGTCGCTGAACACCCGGCAGTACGAGAATGCGCTGCGGCGCGCGCTCGGGCAGCAGTCCGAGGACGTGCGGCGGGCGATCGTACAGACCGGCGTCGACGTGCAGAACGACGCGCGGCAGCGCTGCCCGGTCGACACCGGCCGCCTGCGGTCCAGCATCGTGCACCGCACTGACGGCTCCGGTCGGGTGACGGGCGTGGTCGTCGGCACGAACGTCAGCTATGCGGCTGATGTCGAGTACGGGACGGCGCCGCACGTGATCGTGCCGGTGAACAAGAAGGCCCTCTACTGGCCCGGGGCGAGCCACCCGGTGTCGCGCGTCAACCACCCGGGCACTCGCGCGCAGCCGTTCATGCGGCCCGCGCTGGAGTTGGCGCCGATCTTCTTCTCGCGGAACATCGACCGCATCCGCGCCGGGCGGGGGCGCTGA